The following proteins are co-located in the Acidimicrobiales bacterium genome:
- a CDS encoding FAD-dependent oxidoreductase, whose protein sequence is MSTHDVVVVGYGAAGVAAAITAADAGADVVVVERNPADRHTPSTRMSGGMIMVGTDAAALTDYLDACADGMIPRECSARWAMYASELDDWLRTRVGGLDLTPSGGAEHPRIPGADAVVTLQPGGVAERLAADSPAGPMLWSRLDAAVRRRDVPVLHDRRALRLTTDGHRVTGVTVDGPDGSETYEATRGVVLACGGFEFDEEMKRDHLRVHPAYFYGNPTSTGDGVRMAQSVGAGLWHMNQMIGRAIGHFTLDDGTELNLIIGIGPPGYVICDRDGNRFIDENAQALLRHDVYFDLLTYDPVRNRHPRVPCWWFFDERRRRAGPLTFANFGAVAVGLYDWSGDNSVEIERGWIAAGSTIAEAAAAAGMDAPAQAAATVAGYNRLCETGGPDPFGRPPETMIPLDEPPFYCMPLWPGGSNTTGGPRRDADCRILDAFGEPIAGLYGAGELGQPTGMIYPADGCNLSEAFCSGRMAAEHALGLGP, encoded by the coding sequence GTGAGCACCCATGACGTCGTCGTCGTCGGCTACGGCGCAGCCGGCGTCGCTGCGGCGATCACCGCCGCCGACGCGGGCGCCGACGTCGTGGTGGTCGAGCGCAACCCGGCGGACCGGCACACCCCGAGCACCCGGATGTCGGGCGGGATGATCATGGTCGGTACGGACGCCGCTGCGCTGACCGACTACCTGGACGCCTGCGCGGACGGGATGATCCCGAGGGAGTGCTCGGCGCGCTGGGCGATGTACGCGTCCGAACTCGACGACTGGCTGCGGACACGTGTCGGCGGTCTCGACCTCACGCCGTCAGGCGGGGCGGAACACCCCCGGATACCCGGCGCCGACGCCGTAGTGACCCTCCAACCGGGGGGCGTGGCGGAACGCCTCGCCGCGGACTCTCCCGCCGGGCCGATGCTGTGGAGTCGACTCGACGCCGCCGTGCGGCGCAGGGACGTGCCGGTCCTCCATGATCGACGGGCGCTGCGGCTCACGACCGACGGGCACCGGGTGACCGGTGTCACGGTCGACGGCCCCGACGGCTCGGAGACATACGAGGCCACCCGCGGTGTGGTGCTCGCCTGTGGGGGCTTCGAGTTCGACGAGGAGATGAAGCGGGACCACCTGCGGGTCCATCCCGCCTATTTCTACGGCAATCCGACGAGCACGGGCGACGGCGTGCGGATGGCACAGTCCGTCGGCGCGGGGCTGTGGCACATGAACCAGATGATCGGTCGGGCGATCGGACACTTCACGCTCGACGACGGCACCGAGCTCAACCTCATCATCGGTATCGGACCTCCGGGCTACGTGATCTGTGACCGCGACGGGAACCGGTTCATCGACGAGAACGCGCAGGCGCTGCTGCGCCACGACGTCTACTTCGACCTTCTCACCTACGACCCGGTCCGCAACCGCCACCCGCGGGTCCCGTGCTGGTGGTTCTTCGACGAGCGGCGCCGCCGGGCCGGACCACTGACCTTTGCGAACTTCGGCGCGGTCGCCGTCGGGCTCTACGACTGGAGCGGCGACAACTCGGTCGAGATCGAGCGGGGCTGGATCGCCGCGGGCTCGACGATCGCCGAGGCGGCGGCCGCCGCCGGCATGGACGCCCCGGCGCAGGCAGCGGCAACCGTCGCCGGATACAACCGTCTGTGTGAGACCGGCGGGCCGGATCCCTTCGGGCGACCCCCCGAGACGATGATCCCGCTCGACGAGCCTCCCTTCTACTGCATGCCATTGTGGCCGGGTGGATCCAACACCACCGGCGGGCCCCGGCGCGACGCCGACTGTCGGATTCTCGACGCCTTCGGCGAACCCATCGCCGGCCTCTACGGCGCGGGCGAACTCGGCCAGCCGACGGGAATGATCTACCCAGCCGACGGGTGCAATCTCTCCGAGGCCTTCTGTTCGGGACGGATGGCGGCGGAACACGCTCTCGGGCTCGGGCCCTGA
- a CDS encoding phosphatase PAP2 family protein, producing the protein MGSTLQAQAAVAGPPDRRVPSVPGASDRAATGADPDFLVRPALARLALFVYVTATLLFTLTQGLVLQRQAVVPWMMGLLVVGSLARGRSEMRALLRDWGLLLGFMLVYVFSQGVADSLGMPLQGAVLVDIDRVVGFGEVPTAWLQARLDATGEPAWWEVPIAVVYVSHFFVVFVVAAVLWLRNRKRFRQWLVRLVTLSMAGVVTYIAFPAMPPWYANDEGLVTGVDRITSQGWSYLGLGFAQDVFQWGHATLNPVAAVPSMHAAYAFLVFVFFAPGRHRLVQAALFVYAAMMGFTLVYTGEHWVFDVLVGWLYVAATVVFWDRRERRLAPDTTAGAEPDRERAAAVR; encoded by the coding sequence ATGGGCAGCACGCTTCAGGCACAGGCGGCGGTCGCCGGACCGCCGGACCGACGCGTCCCGTCGGTTCCCGGCGCGTCCGACCGGGCAGCCACCGGAGCCGACCCCGATTTCCTGGTGCGCCCTGCCCTCGCGCGGCTGGCGTTGTTCGTCTACGTCACGGCGACCCTCCTGTTCACCCTCACCCAGGGTCTCGTTCTTCAGCGCCAGGCGGTCGTCCCGTGGATGATGGGACTACTCGTCGTCGGGTCTCTCGCCCGGGGCCGGTCCGAGATGCGGGCGCTGCTGCGTGACTGGGGCCTGCTGCTCGGATTCATGCTGGTCTATGTGTTCTCCCAGGGTGTCGCCGACTCGTTGGGGATGCCGCTGCAGGGGGCCGTGCTCGTCGACATCGACCGCGTCGTGGGCTTCGGCGAGGTACCGACGGCCTGGCTCCAGGCCCGCCTCGACGCAACCGGGGAGCCGGCGTGGTGGGAGGTACCGATCGCGGTCGTGTACGTCAGCCACTTCTTCGTCGTCTTCGTCGTCGCCGCCGTCCTGTGGCTCCGGAACCGGAAGCGCTTCAGGCAGTGGCTCGTGCGCCTCGTCACGCTGTCGATGGCGGGAGTCGTGACATACATCGCGTTCCCTGCGATGCCGCCCTGGTACGCGAATGACGAAGGCCTGGTGACCGGTGTGGACCGGATCACCTCGCAGGGGTGGAGCTACCTGGGCCTCGGCTTCGCCCAGGACGTCTTCCAGTGGGGCCATGCGACGCTCAATCCGGTCGCTGCGGTCCCGTCGATGCACGCGGCCTACGCGTTCCTCGTCTTCGTGTTCTTCGCTCCGGGCCGGCACCGCCTGGTCCAGGCAGCCCTGTTCGTCTACGCGGCGATGATGGGCTTCACACTCGTCTACACCGGCGAGCACTGGGTGTTCGACGTTCTGGTCGGTTGGCTCTACGTCGCTGCCACCGTCGTCTTCTGGGATCGTCGGGAACGACGCCTCGCCCCCGACACCACCGCGGGAGCGGAACCGGATCGGGAGCGCGCCGCCGCGGTTCGGTAG
- a CDS encoding ABC transporter substrate-binding protein codes for MRIVSLLPSTTEILFALGRGDDVVGVTFECNEPAEALTRRIVSTSALPEGLTPGEIDRIVTERMNAGEDLYRLDAGALADLDPDVVVTQDLCAVCAVDVSEVDDALAHLGCSAEVVTIDPHRLDDVLESIHTLGRLTGAADRAIELVDGLRERLDTLRSRVAGLERPPVLVVEWTDPALSPGHWLPDLVEAAGGECLLGDPGAKSRRVGWDEIAGLSPAAVVMAPCGYDLTGATALAEAALATGHWPAGVPMWAVDADASFVRPGPRLIDGAETLAAILHPDLGPPDPTLAHLVRP; via the coding sequence GTGCGTATCGTCTCGCTGCTGCCGTCCACCACCGAGATCCTGTTCGCGCTCGGTCGCGGCGACGACGTCGTCGGGGTCACCTTCGAGTGCAACGAACCCGCCGAGGCCCTCACCCGCCGGATCGTGTCTACGAGCGCCCTTCCCGAGGGGCTCACGCCCGGCGAGATCGACCGGATCGTCACGGAGCGGATGAACGCCGGCGAAGACCTCTACCGCCTGGACGCGGGGGCACTCGCGGATCTCGACCCGGACGTGGTCGTCACCCAGGACCTGTGCGCCGTCTGCGCGGTCGACGTGTCGGAGGTCGATGACGCGCTCGCCCATCTCGGGTGCTCGGCGGAAGTCGTCACGATCGACCCGCACCGTCTCGATGACGTGCTGGAGTCCATCCACACCCTCGGGCGGCTCACCGGGGCCGCGGACCGCGCGATCGAACTCGTGGACGGCCTGCGTGAGCGCCTCGACACACTCCGCTCGCGGGTAGCCGGACTGGAGCGGCCGCCGGTCCTCGTCGTGGAATGGACCGACCCGGCGCTCTCCCCCGGGCACTGGCTTCCGGACCTCGTCGAGGCGGCCGGCGGCGAATGCCTGCTCGGTGATCCCGGGGCGAAGTCCCGTCGGGTCGGCTGGGACGAGATCGCCGGCCTCTCACCCGCCGCGGTCGTCATGGCGCCGTGTGGCTACGACCTCACCGGGGCCACGGCCCTCGCCGAGGCCGCGCTCGCCACCGGCCACTGGCCAGCGGGCGTACCGATGTGGGCCGTCGACGCGGACGCGAGCTTCGTTCGACCCGGGCCGCGTCTCATCGACGGGGCGGAGACGCTCGCCGCAATCCTTCACCCCGACCTGGGCCCACCGGACCCGACCCTCGCACACCTGGTCCGGCCCTGA
- the sulP gene encoding sulfate permease encodes MSAASPPPTGRTLQRRLPGLYRLLHYDRDWLRFDLLGGLTVGAMLIPQSMAYAELADLPPEVGFYAVLGALVVYALLGSSRHLGVGPEPGTAILAATGIAPLAEGDPQRYLTLMAALALLVGGICLVAALLRLGFLADLLSRPVLIGYITGVGITLLSSQLGKVTGVGIEGDNAFTRFADLVSGLDQLDPATFAMGASSLVAILTLRAIRPTIPGALVAVVAATAAAIVFGLDDHGVSVVGEIPSGLPPLGLPDVAGADLVDLIPIALGVALVGYSDNVLTARSIGAELGYRIDANQELVALGMGNLSSGLSGGFPISSSASRSIVPASLGTRSQLVSIVAAGFVLTTLLVLRPVLADFPEAALGAVIISAAIAIIDIRGLRELWSLDRAEFGLALLTVLGVVGFDVLRGVLVAVGLSAVVALGRMARPRDAVLGGAPELDGWVAMEEFPSARPRPGLLVYRFDAPLFFANAEWFRGRVEQALLTNPGAERWVIFDLEGVGSIDTTALEILDQLVEELLAAGVVVVGIARANSRARAALENSRLLQPGGPLREFPTINSAVSAFSDEDEP; translated from the coding sequence GTGTCGGCTGCTTCTCCCCCACCCACCGGCCGGACCCTGCAACGCCGCCTTCCCGGTCTGTACCGGCTCCTCCACTACGACAGGGACTGGCTGCGCTTCGACCTCCTCGGCGGGCTGACGGTCGGCGCCATGCTCATCCCTCAGTCCATGGCGTACGCCGAGCTCGCCGACCTTCCTCCTGAGGTCGGTTTCTACGCCGTCCTGGGCGCACTCGTCGTCTACGCGCTGCTCGGCAGCTCCCGCCATCTCGGCGTCGGCCCGGAGCCCGGCACGGCGATCCTGGCGGCGACGGGAATCGCTCCTCTGGCCGAAGGAGATCCGCAGCGGTACCTCACACTGATGGCGGCGCTCGCGCTGCTCGTCGGTGGCATCTGTCTGGTCGCCGCGCTCCTACGGCTCGGCTTCCTCGCCGACCTGCTGTCTCGTCCCGTCCTCATCGGGTACATCACCGGTGTCGGCATCACTCTGCTCAGCAGTCAGCTCGGCAAGGTCACCGGCGTGGGGATCGAGGGCGACAACGCGTTCACCCGCTTCGCGGACCTGGTGTCAGGACTCGACCAGCTCGACCCGGCGACTTTCGCCATGGGTGCATCCTCGCTCGTGGCCATCCTCACCTTGCGGGCGATCCGACCGACGATTCCCGGTGCCCTCGTCGCCGTGGTCGCGGCCACGGCGGCGGCGATCGTCTTCGGGCTCGACGACCACGGCGTCAGCGTCGTCGGCGAGATCCCTTCGGGCCTCCCACCCCTGGGCCTTCCCGACGTCGCCGGCGCGGACCTGGTCGACCTGATTCCGATAGCCCTCGGCGTCGCCCTGGTCGGCTACTCGGACAACGTCCTCACCGCCCGCTCGATCGGAGCCGAGCTCGGCTACCGGATCGACGCGAACCAGGAACTGGTGGCTCTCGGCATGGGGAATCTCTCGAGCGGCCTGTCAGGCGGATTCCCGATCTCGTCGAGTGCCAGCCGGAGCATCGTCCCGGCCTCTCTCGGGACGAGGTCTCAGCTCGTCTCGATCGTCGCCGCCGGCTTCGTCCTGACGACGCTGCTCGTGCTGCGGCCCGTTCTGGCCGACTTTCCCGAAGCCGCTCTCGGGGCCGTGATCATCTCGGCCGCTATCGCCATCATCGACATCCGCGGCCTGCGCGAGCTGTGGTCTCTGGACCGTGCCGAGTTCGGCCTCGCGCTGCTGACGGTCCTCGGCGTGGTCGGCTTCGACGTCCTGCGCGGCGTACTCGTCGCCGTCGGCCTTTCCGCCGTCGTGGCGCTGGGGCGAATGGCCCGGCCACGCGACGCTGTGCTCGGTGGCGCACCCGAACTCGACGGCTGGGTGGCGATGGAGGAGTTCCCCTCGGCACGTCCCCGACCGGGGCTGCTCGTCTACCGCTTCGACGCTCCCCTCTTCTTCGCCAACGCCGAGTGGTTCCGGGGACGGGTCGAACAGGCGCTACTCACCAACCCGGGCGCCGAACGCTGGGTCATCTTCGACCTCGAAGGCGTCGGGTCGATCGACACGACCGCTCTCGAGATCCTGGACCAGCTCGTGGAGGAACTGCTCGCCGCCGGGGTGGTCGTCGTCGGCATCGCCCGTGCGAACTCACGGGCCCGGGCCGCGCTGGAGAACTCACGCCTACTCCAACCCGGCGGGCCCCTGCGCGAGTTCCCCACGATCAACAGCGCAGTCTCGGCGTTCTCCGACGAAGACGAACCATGA
- a CDS encoding glycoside hydrolase family 15 protein: protein MRRIEDYALLSDSRSAALVSSAGSIDWLCWPRFDSAACFAALLGTEDNGHWSLRPAGESRVERTYLAGSLVLETVHSTPEGVVAVVDALVPDGDVHRLVRRVEGRSGAVPMRSEMRVRFDYGSIVPWVTRSDGALLAVAGPEALVMRAPVATHGEGFATIGEFSVVAGDSVSFDLAWYESHLAIPPAVDVDEALARTQAWWRGWSSQLSYEGAYRDDVHQSLTVLRGLSHAPTGSFVAAATTSLPEWIGGSRNWDYRYCWLRDATLTLLALVKGGFIDDARSWRDWLLRAVAGEPGRLQIMYGLAGERRLPEAELDWLDGFCGSRPVRVGNAAAGQLQLDVFGELMDALDQARLHGVDADENAWRVQEAMLNWLEGNWTEPDDGIWEVRGGREQFTHSKVMVWVAFDRAVKAVEVHGLDGDVAKWRRLRAEVHDDVCANALDDRGVFTRTYGGGYLDASTLVIPLVGFLPPDDPRVVATVEAVQRELTVDGFVLRYSPDDGADGVGGEEGAFLLCSFWLVECLAVMGRRDEATVLYERLLGLRNDVGLLAEEYDPVAGRQLGNFPQAFSHIAIASSAMTLCPDSVGPNEDRARRG from the coding sequence GTGCGACGTATCGAGGACTACGCCCTGCTGAGCGACTCGCGGTCGGCGGCGCTCGTCTCATCGGCCGGTTCGATCGACTGGCTGTGCTGGCCCCGCTTCGACTCCGCAGCGTGTTTCGCAGCGCTGCTCGGGACCGAGGACAACGGCCACTGGTCACTTCGCCCGGCGGGTGAGTCCCGCGTGGAGCGGACCTACCTGGCGGGTTCGCTCGTCCTCGAGACGGTCCACTCGACCCCCGAGGGCGTGGTCGCGGTTGTCGACGCACTTGTGCCCGACGGTGACGTTCACCGCCTGGTGCGGCGTGTCGAGGGCCGGAGCGGGGCGGTCCCGATGCGGAGTGAGATGAGGGTGCGCTTCGACTACGGGAGCATCGTCCCGTGGGTCACGCGTTCCGATGGCGCTTTGCTCGCGGTGGCCGGGCCCGAGGCACTCGTCATGCGCGCGCCCGTCGCGACGCACGGGGAGGGATTCGCGACCATCGGCGAGTTCAGTGTCGTCGCGGGGGACAGCGTGTCCTTCGATCTGGCCTGGTACGAGTCGCACCTCGCCATCCCACCCGCCGTCGACGTCGATGAAGCCCTCGCGCGCACGCAGGCGTGGTGGAGGGGCTGGTCTTCACAGCTGAGCTATGAGGGCGCGTATCGCGACGATGTCCATCAGTCGTTGACGGTTCTGCGAGGTCTCTCGCATGCCCCGACGGGTTCATTCGTTGCTGCGGCGACGACCTCGTTGCCCGAATGGATCGGCGGTTCCCGCAACTGGGACTACCGCTACTGCTGGCTGCGGGACGCGACGCTCACGCTGTTGGCGCTCGTGAAGGGTGGTTTCATCGACGACGCCCGTTCGTGGCGCGACTGGCTCCTGCGCGCGGTGGCAGGCGAGCCCGGAAGGTTGCAGATCATGTACGGACTCGCCGGTGAACGTCGGCTGCCCGAGGCGGAACTCGACTGGCTGGACGGCTTCTGCGGGTCCCGGCCGGTGAGGGTGGGCAACGCGGCGGCGGGTCAGCTCCAACTCGACGTGTTCGGCGAGCTCATGGACGCTCTGGACCAGGCCCGCCTCCACGGGGTCGACGCCGATGAGAACGCATGGCGGGTGCAGGAGGCGATGTTGAACTGGCTCGAGGGGAACTGGACCGAGCCCGACGACGGTATCTGGGAGGTCCGGGGCGGACGGGAACAGTTCACCCATTCCAAGGTGATGGTGTGGGTCGCCTTCGATCGGGCGGTGAAGGCCGTCGAAGTCCATGGCCTGGACGGGGACGTGGCGAAGTGGCGCCGACTGCGCGCTGAGGTGCACGACGACGTGTGTGCCAACGCGCTCGACGACCGGGGGGTGTTCACGCGTACCTACGGGGGTGGCTACCTCGATGCGTCGACACTGGTGATCCCGCTCGTGGGGTTCCTGCCGCCGGACGATCCGAGGGTCGTCGCGACGGTCGAGGCCGTGCAGCGCGAGCTCACCGTCGACGGGTTCGTGCTGCGCTATTCGCCCGATGACGGGGCTGACGGTGTCGGTGGCGAAGAAGGTGCTTTTCTGCTGTGTTCGTTCTGGCTGGTGGAGTGCCTCGCCGTCATGGGACGCCGCGACGAGGCAACGGTGCTGTACGAACGACTGCTGGGCTTACGCAACGACGTCGGTCTCCTGGCCGAGGAGTACGACCCGGTCGCCGGGCGACAGCTCGGCAACTTCCCGCAGGCCTTCTCCCACATCGCCATCGCCAGCAGCGCAATGACGCTGTGTCCCGACAGTGTCGGCCCCAACGAGGACAGGGCCCGGCGCGGCTGA